A genome region from Hevea brasiliensis isolate MT/VB/25A 57/8 chromosome 7, ASM3005281v1, whole genome shotgun sequence includes the following:
- the LOC110670970 gene encoding xyloglucan endotransglucosylase protein 6, translating into MSVLVSLLVGLVLVGSVSSAKFDELFQASWAVDHFIYDGELLSLKLDNYSGAGFQSKSRYMFGKVTVQIKLVEGDSAGTVTAFYMSSDGPNHNEFDFEFLGNTTGEPYLVQTNIYVNGVGNREQRLNLWFDPTKDFHSYSLLWNQRQVVFLVDETPIRLHTNMENRGIPFPKDQPMGVYSSIWNADDWATQGGRVKTDWSHAPFVASYKGFEIDACECPVSVAAADIAKRCSSSGEKRYWWDEPTLAELNLHQSHQLLWVKANHMVYDYCTDTARFPVTPVECLHHRH; encoded by the exons ATGTCTGTGCTTGTGAGCTTGCTTGTGGGTCTTGTGCTGGTGGGTTCAGTTAGCTCAGCGAAATTCGATGAGCTATTTCAAGCCAGCTGGGCTGTTGATCACTTCATCTACGATGGAGAGCTTCTCAGCCTCAAGCTTGATAACTATTCTG GTGCTGGGTTTCAATCCAAAAGCAGGTACATGTTTGGGAAAGTGACTGTGCAGATTAAACTTGTAGAGGGTGACTCTGCTGGAACTGTTACTGCCTTCTAC ATGTCATCGGACGGTCCAAACCACAATGAATTTGATTTCGAGTTCCTGGGGAATACCACAGGGGAACCTTACCTTGTCCAAACCAACATTTATGTCAATGGTGTAGGTAACAGAGAACAAAGGTTGAACCTCTGGTTTGATCCTACCAAAGACTTCCACTCCTACTCTCTCCTCTGGAACCAGCGCCAAGTTGT ATTTCTAGTGGATGAGACCCCTATTAGATTACACACAAACATGGAAAACAGAGGAATTCCCTTCCCTAAGGACCAACCAATGGGTGTATACAGCTCAATATGGAATGCAGATGACTGGGCTACACAGGGAGGCCGTGTCAAAACTGATTGGAGCCATGCACCCTTTGTTGCCTCATACAAGGGTTTTGAAATAGATGCCTGTGAGTGTCCAGTTTCTGTGGCAGCAGCTGATATTGCTAAAAGATGTAGCAGCAGTGGTGAGAAGAGGTACTGGTGGGATGAGCCTACTTTGGCTGAGCTCAATTTGCACCAAAGCCATCAGCTTTTGTGGGTTAAGGCTAACCACATGGTCTATGACTACTGCACCGACACGGCTAGGTTTCCGGTCACTCCTGTAGAGTGCCTTCACCACCGCCACTAG